The window GGCATCGTCTACCTGGAGGCCTCCGCGACCGGGCTTCCCGTCGTCGCCGGCGACTCCGGCGGAGCGCCCGATGCCGTCCTCGACGGCGAGACCGGCTGGGTCGTCCGTGGCGGCTCCCCGGAGGACGCGGCCGATCGCATCGTCGCGCTGCTCGGCGATCCGGAGCTGCGGTGCCGGATGGGGGAGCGGGGGCGGGAGTGGGTCGAGGAGCGGTGGCGCTGGGATTTGCTGGCGGAGCGGTTGAAGGAGCTGCTGTAGGGCTGCGGCTTGCTGGTTCTTGGAGCTCGGCGGGGAAGGTTGTCGGGTGGGTGCGGGTGCGTCGTGGCTGATCGCGCAGTTCCCCGCGCCCCTAAAGGGGCTGGGGCTGCACCTGCCGTCTTTTCAGGGGCGCGGGGAACTGCGCGATCAGCCCCCACCGGGCCGCAGCCATCACAACCACCGGGCCCGTGCCACAAGAAGGACTCAGTGAGGCTCAGCCTCGATAGATGGCCTCGATCTCGTCCGCGTAGTCCTTCGCCACCACATTGCGCTTGAGCTTCAGGGACGGTGTGAGGTGGCCGGAGTCCTCGGTGAACTGGTGGGCGAGAATCCGGAACTTCCGCACCGACTCCGCCTTCGACACCGCGGCGTTGCCGTCGTCGACAGCGCTCTGGATCGCCGCGAGCAGATCCGGATCCTGTCCGAGCGACGCCGCGGTGGAACCCGCCGGCTTGCCGTGCTCGTCGGCCCAGCGGCCCAGGAACTCGTCGTCGACGGTGATGAGCGCGCCCACGAACGGACGCCCGTCACCGACGACCATGCACTCCGCGACCAGCGCGTGCGCGCGGATGCGGTCCTCGATCACGGCCGGGGCGACGTTCTTGCCGCCCGCGGTGACGATGATCTCCTTCTTGCGGCCGGTGATCCGCAGATAGCCGTCCTCGTCGAGCGTGCCGATGTCACCTGTGTGGAACCAGCCGTCGGCGAGCGCCTCGGCGGTCGCGGCCTCGTTGTTCCAGTACCCCTTGAACAGGTGCTCGCCGTGCAGCAGCACCTCGCCGTCGTCCGCGATGCGGATCACGGAACCCGGCAGCGGCTGGCCGACCGTGCCGATCTTCTGCCGGTCCCACGGGTTGAAGGCGGTGGCCGCGCAGGACTCGGTGAGGCCGTAGCCCTCCAGGACCGTGAAGCCGATACCGCGGAAGAAGTGACCCAGACGCTCACCCAGCGGGGCGCCGCCCGAGATCGCGTACTCGCCCTTGCCGCCGAGCACCGCGCGCAGCTTGCTGTAGACGAGCTTGTCGAACGTCTTGTGCTTGATCTTCAGGCCGATCGACGGGCCCGACGGAGTGTCCAGCGCGCGGCTGTACGCGATCGCCGTGTCCGCCGCCTTGTCGAAGATCTTGCCCTTGCCGTCCGCCTGCGCCTTGGCCCGCGCCGAGTTGTAGACCTTCTCGAAGACGCGCGGCACACCGAGGATCAACGTCGGCCGGAACGAGGCCAGTTCGTCCGTGAGGTTCTTGATGTCCGGGACCATGCCCAGCTTGATCGGCGCCATCATCGGCGCGACCTGCACGAGCCGCCCGAAGACGTGCGCGAGCGGCAGGAAGAGCAGTACCGAACACTCACCCGTACGGAACAGGGGGCGCAGCCGCTCCACGATGTTGCCGCACTCGGCGAAGAAGCTGCGGTGGGTCAGCACACAGCCCTTGGGGCGCCCGGTCGTGCCGCTCGTGTAGACGATGGTCGCCGGGTCGTCGGCCTTGGCGAGCGAACTGCGCTCCTCCACGGCCGCGTCCGAGACGTCCTTGCCGGCCCGGCCGAGCTGCTCGACGCCGCCGCCCTCGATCTGCCAGATGTGTTTGAGGTGGGGCAGCCCGTCGCGGACCGACTCCACGGCGGCCGCGTGCGCGTCCAGCTCCACGACGACGGCGGTCGCGCCCGAGTCGCCGAGGATCCACTGCACCTGCTCCGCCGAGCTGGTCTCGTACACCGGTACGGTGACCGCGCCCGCGCTCCAGATCGCGAAGTCGAGGAGCGTCCACTCGTAGCGCGTACGGGACATCAGGCCGACCCGGTCGCCCGGCGCCACGCCCGAGGCGATCAGGCCCTTGGCGGCGGCCTGTACCTCGGCGAGGAAGGTCGTGGCCGAGACATCCGTCCAAGTGCCGCCGACCTTACGGGCGATGACCGCCACGTCCGGATGCTGCGCGGCGTTTCTGCGGACGATGTCGGTCAGATTGCCGTCCGCGGGGACCTCGTACAAAGCCGGAAGGCTGAACTCGCGCAAGACTGCTGCTCCTCATAGGGCGCCGACGCCACGACTTCGTGTGATGCGACGGAGCGGTCCAAGGCTCGGGCGTGTGCTCTGGGACTCAGGTGGTTGAAACCCTGAGCACGACTGGACTGCCCGGACGTTACCCGCCGGTACTGCCTCTACGACAGGGGGGTCGGGTGAGATGTTCCCCGCGTCACACGCGTTGGTGTTCCTCTTGAGTGTTTCTCCACGCAGGGTAGTCCACCACGTTACTGACTGGGAGGTAACCGCAGGTCCGCCCGCGTCTACACACGTTTGCTCCACAGGCTTACCCTTGATCGCCATGGCAGGCACACAAGGCGGCGACGCCGACGACATCGGGGGCCCGGGCGGCGAGGCCCGAAAGACGCGCATCCATGTGGTGAGCGACGTGCACGGCAACGTCCGTGACCTGGTCAGGGCCGGTGACGGCGCGGACGCCCTGATCTGTCTCGGCGACCTCGTGCTCTTCATCGACTACGCCGACCACTCCCGCGGCATCTTCCCCGACCTCTTCGGCACCGAGAACACGGACCGCATCGTCGAGCTGCGCACAGCCCGCCACTACGAGGAGGCCCGGGCCTTCGGCGCGCGGCTGTGGGCGGGCGTCGACCGCGGACCCGCCATCGAGAAGGCCGTACGCAAGCAGTACGCCGAACTGTTCGCGGCGTTCCCCATCCCGACGTACGCCACCTACGGCAACGTCGACGTGCCGCCCCTGTGGTCGGAGTACGCCGGACCCGGCACCACCGTGCTCGACGGCGAGCGGGTCGAGATCGGCGGCCGCGTTTTCGGCTTCGTCGGCGGGGGCCTGCGTACGCCGATGCGGACGCCGTACGAGATCAGCGACGAGGAGTACGCGGCGAAGATCGAGGCGGTCGGAGAGGTCGACGTGCTGTGCACGCACATCCCGCCGGAGGTGCCCGAGCTCGTCTACGACACGGTGGCGCGGCGCTTCGAGCGGGGGAGCCGGGCACTGCTCGACGCGATCCGGCGCACCCGGCCGCGCTATTCGCTCTTCGGTCACGTCCACCAGCCCCTCGCCCGGCGGATGCGCGTCGGCGCCACGGAGTGCGTGAACGTGGGTCACTTCGCCGGAACGGGGAAGCCGTGGGTGCTGGAGTGGTGAGGGCCACCGGCGGTCGCAGGGGCGGGGGCGGCGGGCCGTCCGCCGCGCGGTAGCCTTCACGCTGCATACACAGGTAGGAAGCGTTCGTACCCCGACGAACACCCCTATGTCCGGACCGCATCTGGAGGAGCCACAGCGATGGCGGAACACACCAGCTCGAGCATCACGATCGAGGCGGCACCGGCCGATGTCATGGCGGTGATCGCCGACTTCGCCCGCTATCCGGACTGGACCGGAGAGGTGAAGGAGGCGGAGGTGCTCGCCACGGACGAGAAGGGCCGCGCGGAGCAGGTACGCCTCGTCATGGACGCCGGCGCGATCAAGGACGACCAGACCCTCGGCTACACCTGGACCGGCGACCACGAGGTCTCCTGGACCCTGGTCAAGTCCCAGATGCTCCGCTCCCTCGACGGCTCCTACATCCTCAAGCCCGCGGGCACCGGCGCCACCCAGGTCACCTACCAGCTCACCGTCGACGTCAAGATCCCCATGCTCGGCATGATCAAGCGCAAGGCGGAGAAGGTCATCATCGACCGCGCGCTGGCGGGCTTGAAGAAGAGGGTGGAGTCGGGCGAGAAGTAGGCGGCGCGGGTGAGTGGGGGCTGACTTCCAGCCCGTCCGGCGTTTGAGGACGAGGCCGTTCAGGCCGATCTCTCACCCACCCCCATCAGCCCCGCCCACCCCACCCAGCCCGTCCGGCGTTTGAGGACGAGCGCGTTCAGCGCGATGCCGGGGGTCTGGGGGCGGAGTCCCCAGGAACGTGATGGGACGGGTAGGGGCGGCGGGGGCGAGACCCTCTCTGCTCAGCCCGCCGGCCAGGCACAGGTACCGTTGACAGACATGCGCACCATCCTGATCACCGGCCCCGGCGGCTCCGGCCGCACCACCGTCGCCGCGGCCACCGCCCTGGAAGCCTCCCGCCAGGGAACCCGCACCCTGGTGCTCACAGCCGACCGCACCGACACCCTCGGCGCCACCCTCGGCACCCCCACCGGCGCCACCCCCACCGAGGCCGCCCCCCACCTCACCACCTGGCGCCCGGACGCCACCGACGCCTTCCGCACGGACCTCCTCGCGTTCCAGGACCGCGCCACCACCGCCCTCGACCTCCTGGGCGCAGCCCGTCTGGACGGCGAGGAACTCACCCCCCTCCCCGGCGCCGAGGAACTCGCCCTGCTCCGTGCCCTGCGCGACGCGGCCACGGCGGACACGTACGACCTCCTGGTCGTCGACCTGCCGCCCACCCCCCAGGCACTCGCCCTCCTCGCCCTGCCCGAACAGCTGCGCCGCTACCTCCGCCGTCTGCTCCCCGCGGAGCGCCAGGCCGCCCGCGCGCTGCGCCCCGTGCTCGGCCGTCTCGCCGGTGTCCCGATGCCCTCGGAGTGGCTGTACGAGACGGCGGCCCGCTGGGACGTCGAGCTGGCCGCCGTCCAGCTGGCCGTCGAGGACGCGGCGACGACCGTACGGCTGGTCGCCGAGCCGGGCCCGGCCGGCACCGACGCCGTACGCACCGCAGCCACCGGCCTCGCCCTGCGTGGTCTGCGCACCGACGTCCTGGTCGCGAACCGCGTCCTGCCCGACGCGTCCCCCGACACCTGGCTTGCCGCTCTCGCCGTACAGCAGCGCAAGGCGCTCGACGAGTGGCGTGACGAGTGGGGGCGGACGTTCGACGTGCGCGAGCTTCCGCACCTCGGCCGGGACCCGCGCGGCGCCGAGGACCTCGCCGCGCTGCCCGTGCCCGCGCCGGGCGAGGCCCCGGGACCGGTCGAGTGGCCGGTCGCCGACCGGCTCGCCGACGACGGCGTGCTCGTCTGGCACATCCCCCTTCCCGGTGCGATACGGGAGGAGCTGGACCTCGTACGACGTGGCGACGAACTCGTCGTCACCGCCGGGCAGTTCCGCCGGATCGTGCCCCTCCCGTCCGCCCTGCGCCGCTGCACGGTGGACGGCGCCTCCCTGCGCGACGGCGAACTGGCCGTCCGCTTCGCACCGGACCCGGACCTGTGGCCCCGGGAAAGGTGACCGAGTCCCGTTTCTGTGGCCGCGCACACGATGAACGGCGTACCCCCGTTCGGGTAACGTCGAGAGATACAGATCCCACGCTTGGAGTCCGCCATGAGCGATGAGCGCCCCACGTCCGACGCCGACGCCGCCAAGGACGCGCTCGACGAGGTGCGCGCGACCGACGCCGATGCCTGGGCGAAGGCGTGCGCCGAGGACCTCGCGGCGGAGAAGGCCCGCCGCCGCACCCAGTACGGCCAGCCGCCCGGCTCGGCCGCCGAGGAGCTGCGCAAGCTCGTCGACGCCGTCGCCGACAAGCTGTCCGGACTGCAGTCGCCGCTGCTCGGCGCGGTCGCCGGCGGCGCCGCCCAGCAGATGGTCAACCAGGTCGTGCAGCAGGCCAAGGCCGCCGTCGAGCCCGTCATCGAGCGCAACCCCGACGTCTTCGACCACCTGGCCACCGCCGGCTCCGAACTGCTCGCCGCCTACCGCTCCGCGGTCGAGGCGCAGGAGCGGCGCTGGACCACCCGTGACACCGCCCAGGGCCCCCGTGACGAGGGCACCGGTCCCGGTGAACACATCGACCTCGACTGAAGCCCCTCGGGTACGGTTGGCCGTAGCGGGGCTCGACCGAAACTGAGGGATTCATGGGACTCACCATCGGCGTCGATATCGGCGGCACGAAGATCGCGGCCGGCGTGGTCGATGAGGAAGGCAACATCCTCTCGACCTTCAAGGTGCCGACTCCGACGACGCCGCAGGCCATCGTGGACGCGATCGCAGCGGCCGTAGAGGGCGCCCGGGCGGGGCACGAGATCGTCGGCGTGGGCATCGGTGCCGCCGGATACGTCAACCGCCAGCGCTCGACGGTCTACTTCGCGCCGAACATCGACTGGCGGCAGGAGCCCCTGAAGGACGAGGTGGAGGCCCGCGTGGGCCTGCCGGTCGTCGTCGAGAACGACGCGAACGCGGCGGCGTGGGGCGAGTACAAGTTCGGCGCGGGCAAAGGCCACCGCAACGTCATCTGCATCACCCTGGGCACCGGCCTCGGCGGCGGCATCATCATCGGCAACAAGCTGCGCCGCGGGCACTTCGGCGTGGCCGCCGAGTTCGGCCACATCCGGATGGTCCCCGACGGCCTGCTGTGCGGCTGCGGCTCCCAGGGCTGCTGGGAGCAGTACGCGTCCGGTCGCGCCCTCGTCAGAT is drawn from Streptomyces liliifuscus and contains these coding sequences:
- a CDS encoding AMP-dependent synthetase/ligase, with product MREFSLPALYEVPADGNLTDIVRRNAAQHPDVAVIARKVGGTWTDVSATTFLAEVQAAAKGLIASGVAPGDRVGLMSRTRYEWTLLDFAIWSAGAVTVPVYETSSAEQVQWILGDSGATAVVVELDAHAAAVESVRDGLPHLKHIWQIEGGGVEQLGRAGKDVSDAAVEERSSLAKADDPATIVYTSGTTGRPKGCVLTHRSFFAECGNIVERLRPLFRTGECSVLLFLPLAHVFGRLVQVAPMMAPIKLGMVPDIKNLTDELASFRPTLILGVPRVFEKVYNSARAKAQADGKGKIFDKAADTAIAYSRALDTPSGPSIGLKIKHKTFDKLVYSKLRAVLGGKGEYAISGGAPLGERLGHFFRGIGFTVLEGYGLTESCAATAFNPWDRQKIGTVGQPLPGSVIRIADDGEVLLHGEHLFKGYWNNEAATAEALADGWFHTGDIGTLDEDGYLRITGRKKEIIVTAGGKNVAPAVIEDRIRAHALVAECMVVGDGRPFVGALITVDDEFLGRWADEHGKPAGSTAASLGQDPDLLAAIQSAVDDGNAAVSKAESVRKFRILAHQFTEDSGHLTPSLKLKRNVVAKDYADEIEAIYRG
- a CDS encoding metallophosphoesterase family protein; the encoded protein is MAGTQGGDADDIGGPGGEARKTRIHVVSDVHGNVRDLVRAGDGADALICLGDLVLFIDYADHSRGIFPDLFGTENTDRIVELRTARHYEEARAFGARLWAGVDRGPAIEKAVRKQYAELFAAFPIPTYATYGNVDVPPLWSEYAGPGTTVLDGERVEIGGRVFGFVGGGLRTPMRTPYEISDEEYAAKIEAVGEVDVLCTHIPPEVPELVYDTVARRFERGSRALLDAIRRTRPRYSLFGHVHQPLARRMRVGATECVNVGHFAGTGKPWVLEW
- a CDS encoding SRPBCC family protein, with the protein product MAEHTSSSITIEAAPADVMAVIADFARYPDWTGEVKEAEVLATDEKGRAEQVRLVMDAGAIKDDQTLGYTWTGDHEVSWTLVKSQMLRSLDGSYILKPAGTGATQVTYQLTVDVKIPMLGMIKRKAEKVIIDRALAGLKKRVESGEK
- a CDS encoding ArsA family ATPase; this encodes MRTILITGPGGSGRTTVAAATALEASRQGTRTLVLTADRTDTLGATLGTPTGATPTEAAPHLTTWRPDATDAFRTDLLAFQDRATTALDLLGAARLDGEELTPLPGAEELALLRALRDAATADTYDLLVVDLPPTPQALALLALPEQLRRYLRRLLPAERQAARALRPVLGRLAGVPMPSEWLYETAARWDVELAAVQLAVEDAATTVRLVAEPGPAGTDAVRTAATGLALRGLRTDVLVANRVLPDASPDTWLAALAVQQRKALDEWRDEWGRTFDVRELPHLGRDPRGAEDLAALPVPAPGEAPGPVEWPVADRLADDGVLVWHIPLPGAIREELDLVRRGDELVVTAGQFRRIVPLPSALRRCTVDGASLRDGELAVRFAPDPDLWPRER
- a CDS encoding DUF5304 domain-containing protein, with the translated sequence MSDERPTSDADAAKDALDEVRATDADAWAKACAEDLAAEKARRRTQYGQPPGSAAEELRKLVDAVADKLSGLQSPLLGAVAGGAAQQMVNQVVQQAKAAVEPVIERNPDVFDHLATAGSELLAAYRSAVEAQERRWTTRDTAQGPRDEGTGPGEHIDLD
- a CDS encoding ROK family glucokinase, with product MGLTIGVDIGGTKIAAGVVDEEGNILSTFKVPTPTTPQAIVDAIAAAVEGARAGHEIVGVGIGAAGYVNRQRSTVYFAPNIDWRQEPLKDEVEARVGLPVVVENDANAAAWGEYKFGAGKGHRNVICITLGTGLGGGIIIGNKLRRGHFGVAAEFGHIRMVPDGLLCGCGSQGCWEQYASGRALVRYAKQRANATPENAEILLSLGDGSPDGIEGKHISMAARQGDLVAVDSYRELARWAGAGLADLASLFDPSAFIVGGGLSDEGELVLDPIRKSYKRWLVGGNWRPVADVIAAQLGNEAGLVGAADLAREPDPIM